The proteins below come from a single Bdellovibrionales bacterium genomic window:
- a CDS encoding MBL fold metallo-hydrolase → MGLTNGADYSYDGIHLRGVSLSGIRTAISMPELSLSFDVAQGYPYLLNLKQYFISHGHLDHAAGIPYIISQKAMNRQDAPKFYMPPSLVEPMDRIMKTWQEIEKHEYKYEFHPVETDSEIPVKGPFFVKAFPTLHRVESFGYTLFETTKKLAKKYHGLDQQELVKLKHEGHILNETIHTPIVSFTGDTQIEFLESRPWVRESRILMMEATYLDDRKPIEQARQWGHTHLDEILPHLDEIKSEKIVLIHTSSRYTWDEALKILREKVPARHRDRVELFPGR, encoded by the coding sequence ATGGGATTAACGAACGGTGCGGACTACAGCTACGACGGAATTCACCTGAGGGGAGTTTCCCTCTCGGGCATCCGCACTGCCATTTCAATGCCTGAGCTCTCACTTTCTTTCGATGTGGCTCAGGGCTATCCCTATCTTTTAAACCTCAAGCAATACTTTATAAGTCACGGCCATCTAGATCATGCGGCTGGGATTCCTTACATCATCTCGCAGAAAGCGATGAACCGCCAGGATGCGCCGAAGTTTTACATGCCACCAAGCCTGGTGGAGCCCATGGATCGCATCATGAAGACCTGGCAAGAGATCGAAAAGCATGAGTACAAGTACGAGTTCCACCCTGTCGAGACCGATTCCGAAATTCCGGTGAAGGGGCCATTCTTTGTGAAAGCCTTCCCGACCCTGCACCGGGTGGAGTCCTTTGGCTATACACTGTTTGAGACCACCAAGAAGCTTGCAAAAAAGTATCACGGCCTCGACCAGCAGGAACTCGTGAAACTCAAGCACGAAGGCCACATTCTGAATGAAACGATCCACACACCCATCGTGAGCTTTACCGGCGACACGCAGATTGAGTTTCTAGAAAGCCGCCCCTGGGTCCGAGAATCGCGGATCTTGATGATGGAGGCCACTTACCTCGATGACCGCAAACCCATCGAGCAGGCTCGCCAATGGGGACACACACACCTCGACGAGATCCTGCCTCACTTGGACGAAATTAAGAGTGAAAAGATTGTTCTAATTCACACCTCGAGCCGCTATACGTGGGACGAAGCGCTGAAAATTCTGCGCGAGAAAGTACCGGCGCGGCATCGCGACCGGGTGGAGTTGTTTCCGGGACGGTAA